From Camelina sativa cultivar DH55 chromosome 7, Cs, whole genome shotgun sequence, one genomic window encodes:
- the LOC104700999 gene encoding GDSL esterase/lipase At1g54790-like isoform X1 has product MIWLFVFIPMAPIVNNLSIVLFIFISFLPSSLSTILKYPAIINLGDSNSDTGNLISAGIETVNPPYGQTYFNLPSGRYCDGRLIVDFLLDAMDMPFLNPYLDSLGLPNFKKGCNFAAAGSTILPANPTSVSPFSFDLQISQFIRFKTRSLELLSKTVGRRYEKYLPPLDYYSKGLYMIDIGQNDIAGAFYSKSLDQVLASIPSILETFELGLKRLYEEGGRNFWIHNSGPLGCLAQNIAKFGTDPTKLDEFGCVSSHNQAAKLFNLQLHALSNKFQAQFPDSNVTYVDIFSIKSNLIANYSRFGFENPLMACCGVGGAPLNYDSRITCGQTKVIDGISVTAKACNDSSEYINWDGIHYTEAANHFVSSQILTGKYSDPPFPDQMPFFLSLKF; this is encoded by the exons ATGATATGGCTGTTTGTTTTCATCCCAATGGCTCCCATAGTAAACAATCTCTCCATTGtactcttcatcttcatttccTTCTTGCCCTCATCTCTCTCTACAATCCTAAAATATCCGGCAATCATCAACTTAGGGGACTCGAATTCCGACACGGGCAATCTCATATCCGCCGGGATTGAAACTGTTAACCCTCCCTATGGCCAAACTTACTTCAACCTTCCTTCGGGAAGATATTGTGATGGCCGTCTTATTGTCGATTTTCTAT TGGATGCAATGGACATGccatttctaaatccatatttGGATTCATTAGGTttaccaaatttcaaaaaaggGTGTAACTTTGCAGCAGCAGGATCCACCATTCTTCCCGCAAACCCGACATCGGTCTCTCCCTTCTCCTTTGATCTTCAAATCTCTCAGTTCATCCGGTTCAAAACTAGGTCACTTGAACTGCTTTCTAAAACAG taGGAAGGAGATATGAAAAGTACTTACCACCACTTGATTATTATTCAAAAGGACTATACATGATTGACATAGGCCAAAATGATATAGCTGGTGCCTTCTACTCCAAGTCTCTTGACCAAGTTCTTGCCTCTATTCCATCCATTCTTGAAACTTTTGAACTTGGACTCAAG AGGCTGTATGAGGAAGGTGGCAGAAACTTTTGGATACACAACTCAGGGCCTTTGGGATGTTTAGCTCAAAATATTGCCAAGTTTGGGACAGATCCAACAAAGCTTGATGAGTTTGGTTGTGTTAGTTCCCATAACCAAGCAGCCAAACTATTCAATCTTCAACTACATGCTCTGTCCAACAAATTTCAAGCCCAATTCCCTGATTCAAATGTTACCTACGTTGATATCTTCTCTATCAAATCTAACCTCATCGCTAATTATTCCCGATTTG gttttgaaaATCCGTTAATGGCGTGTTGTGGAGTCGGAGGGGCGCCCTTAAACTACGATAGCCGCATTACATGTGGCCAAACTAAAGTCATTGATGGGATATCAGTAACGGCCAAAGCTTGCAACGACAGTTCTGAGTACATTAACTGGGATGGAATTCACTATACCGAAGCCGCAAACCACTTCGTGTCATCTCAAATATTAACCGGGAAGTATTCCGATCCGCCGTTTCCAGACCAAATGCCATTTTTTCTAAgcttaaaattttag
- the LOC104700999 gene encoding GDSL esterase/lipase At1g54790-like isoform X3 has protein sequence MNITKMKIFYVIVFFILYIQNSNSIDFNYLSAFNFGDSNSDTGDLVAGLGIRLDLPYGQNSFKTSSQRFCDGRLLIDFLMDAMDMPFLNPYLDSLGLPNFKKGCNFAAAGSTILPANPTSVSPFSFDLQISQFIRFKTRSLELLSKTGRRYEKYLPPLDYYSKGLYMIDIGQNDIAGAFYSKSLDQVLASIPSILETFELGLKRLYEEGGRNFWIHNSGPLGCLAQNIAKFGTDPTKLDEFGCVSSHNQAAKLFNLQLHALSNKFQAQFPDSNVTYVDIFSIKSNLIANYSRFGFENPLMACCGVGGAPLNYDSRITCGQTKVIDGISVTAKACNDSSEYINWDGIHYTEAANHFVSSQILTGKYSDPPFPDQMPFFLSLKF, from the exons ATGAATATAACTAAGATGAAAATTTTCTATGTCATCGTATTTTTTATCTTGTATATACAGAATTCAAACTCTATTGATTTCAATTATCTTTCTGCTTTTAATTTTGGAGATTCCAATTCCGATACCGGTGATCTAGTTGCTGGCCTCGGCATTCGTCTTGACCTTCCTTACGGACAAAATTCCTTCAAAACGTCTTCTCAAAGATTCTGCGATGGACGTCTCCTTATAGATTTTCTAA TGGATGCAATGGACATGccatttctaaatccatatttGGATTCATTAGGTttaccaaatttcaaaaaaggGTGTAACTTTGCAGCAGCAGGATCCACCATTCTTCCCGCAAACCCGACATCGGTCTCTCCCTTCTCCTTTGATCTTCAAATCTCTCAGTTCATCCGGTTCAAAACTAGGTCACTTGAACTGCTTTCTAAAACAG GAAGGAGATATGAAAAGTACTTACCACCACTTGATTATTATTCAAAAGGACTATACATGATTGACATAGGCCAAAATGATATAGCTGGTGCCTTCTACTCCAAGTCTCTTGACCAAGTTCTTGCCTCTATTCCATCCATTCTTGAAACTTTTGAACTTGGACTCAAG AGGCTGTATGAGGAAGGTGGCAGAAACTTTTGGATACACAACTCAGGGCCTTTGGGATGTTTAGCTCAAAATATTGCCAAGTTTGGGACAGATCCAACAAAGCTTGATGAGTTTGGTTGTGTTAGTTCCCATAACCAAGCAGCCAAACTATTCAATCTTCAACTACATGCTCTGTCCAACAAATTTCAAGCCCAATTCCCTGATTCAAATGTTACCTACGTTGATATCTTCTCTATCAAATCTAACCTCATCGCTAATTATTCCCGATTTG gttttgaaaATCCGTTAATGGCGTGTTGTGGAGTCGGAGGGGCGCCCTTAAACTACGATAGCCGCATTACATGTGGCCAAACTAAAGTCATTGATGGGATATCAGTAACGGCCAAAGCTTGCAACGACAGTTCTGAGTACATTAACTGGGATGGAATTCACTATACCGAAGCCGCAAACCACTTCGTGTCATCTCAAATATTAACCGGGAAGTATTCCGATCCGCCGTTTCCAGACCAAATGCCATTTTTTCTAAgcttaaaattttag
- the LOC104701000 gene encoding transcription factor bHLH94-like, giving the protein MALEGVFLQHDNIYSYNGKEAYSNLYIEDEPHFYDLQASLTFLDNQTENYNSTFLQEDHYYEDATTFLHQPLPEIAISEAKITPNGNSSGNPNCDMMYHRDKEIDTSGSKKATRRRTRVKKNKEEINNQRMTHIAVERNRRKMMNEYLSVLRSLMPDSYVQRCDQASIVGGAINFIRELEHRVHHLNINGEQNEKSLSYGEIDISSATPFSDAFKLPQYSMGSSSVSENVVVENALADIEVSLVESHASLKIRSRRRPKLLLNLVSALQSLGFIILHLNVSTVSDFILYCFSTKMEDKCTLTSVADIATAVYEMLSIQYS; this is encoded by the exons ATGGCTCTCGAGGGTGTGTTTTTGCAACACGACAACATCTACAGTTATAATGGCAAAGAAGCTTACTCTAACCTTTACATAGAAGATGAACCACACTTCTATGATCTCCAAGCCTCTCTAACTTTTCTCGATAACCAAACAGAAAACTACAACTCTACTTTTCTACAAGAAGATCACTACTATGAGGATGCTACTACATTCCTTCATCAACCTCTTCCTGAAATTGCTATTAGTGAAGCAAAGATTACCCCGAACGGAAACTCCTCTGGTAATCCGAACTGCGATATGATGTACCACCGAGATAAAGAGATAGACACTTCGGGTAGCAAGAAGGCAACACGCCGCAGAACAAGggtgaagaaaaacaaagaagaaatcaataatCAACGTATGACTCACATTGCAGTGGAGCGTAACCGAAGAAAAATGATGAATGAGTACCTCTCTGTTCTCCGCTCTCTCATGCCTGACTCATACGTCCAAAGG TGTGACCAAGCATCAATAGTAGGAGGTGCCATAAACTTCATCAGAGAACTCGAACACCGTGTTCACCACCTTAACATTAATGGCGAACAAAACGAAAAGTCCTTATCATACGGCGAAATCGATATCTCATCCGCCACACCATTCTCGGACGCCTTCAAGCTTCCCCAGTACTCGATGGGTTCATCATCTGTCAGCGAAAACGTGGTTGTCGAGAATGCATTGGCTGATATTGAAGTAAGCCTCGTCGAGAGCCATGCAAGTCTCAAGATCAGATCAAGAAGGAGACCAAAGCTTCTCCTCAACTTGGTCTCTGCTCTACAAAGCCTAGGGTTTATCATTCTTCACCTTAATGTCTCCACTGTTTCTGACTTTATCCTCTACTGTTTCTCCACTAAG ATGGAAGATAAGTGTACGCTTACATCAGTGGCTGATATTGCTACTGCAGTGTATGAAATGCTCAGTATTCAATATTCATGA
- the LOC104701001 gene encoding serine/threonine-protein kinase CDL1-like: protein MNNSIVKMENKSHSNHHIHHPPSRSSQEQNQHGLISINAMIIIGISIISFFIIFAILLKILLLHRLKSARDKAQQLSCKESFSNINNGGISTNYSYTSSPDDIKRDCLYSRNPTSFRQLPPQPKSCRRSRAEGVEVYTYKELEIATNNFSEEKKIGSGGYGDVYKGVLSDGTLAAIKKLHMLNDNASNQKHEERSFRIEVDLLSRLQCPYLVELLGYCADQNHRILIFEYMPNGTLEHHLHDHSCKNLKDQSQPLDWGTRLRIALDCARALEFLHENIVSTVIHRNFKCTNILLDQNNRAKVSDFGLAKTGSDKLNGEISTRVLGTTRYLAPEYASTGKLTTKSDVYSYGIVLLELLTGRTPIDSKRPRGQDVLVSWALPRLTNREKISEMVDPTMKGQYSQKDLIQVAAIAAVCVQPEASYRPLMTDVVHSLIPLVKAFNKSSDSSRFPSRRESLSFDDIMP, encoded by the exons ATGAACAACTCCATTgtaaaaatggaaaacaaaagcCATAGCAACCACCACATCCATCATCCACCATCCCGGAGCAGCCAAGAGCAGAACCAGCATGGCCTCATTTCAATAAATGCCATGATCATCATTGGCATCTCCATCATCTCATTCTTCATAATCTTTGCAATTCTCCTTAAAATCCTTTTACTTCATCGGCTTAAATCCGCAAGAGACAAAGCACAACAATTATCTTGCAAAGAGAGCTTTAGTAACATTAACAACGGTGGAATTTCAACCAACTACAGCTACACATCTAGCCCTG ATGACATCAAGAGAGATTGTCTATATTCAAGAAACCCAACATCATTCAGACAATTGCCACCACAGCCAAAAAGTTGTAGGAGAAGCCGAGCAGAAGGAGTAGAAGTGTACACATACAAGGAACTAGAGATTGCGACTAATAATTTCagcgaagagaagaagatcggaAGCGGTGGATATGGAGATGTGTACAAAGGAGTACTAAGTGATGGAACTCTTGCGGCCATTAAAAAGCTTCATATGCTTAATGATAATGCTAGTAACCAAAAGCATGAAGAACGGTCCTTTAGGATTGAG GTGGATCTTCTTAGTCGATTACAATGCCCATATTTGGTGGAGTTACTTGGATATTGTGCCGATCAAAACCATAGGATCctaatatttgaatatatgCCTAATGGTACACTGGAGCATCATCTCCACGATCACAGTTGTAAGAATCTAAAGGATCAATCTCAACCTTTAGATTGGGGAACCCGGCTTAGAATCGCTCTTGATTGTGCCAGAGCTCTAGAGTTTCTACACGAAAATATAGTCTCTACTGTGATCCATCGGAACTTCAAGTGTACCAACATTTTATTGGATCAAAATAATCGAGCTAAAGTTTCGGATTTTGGATTGGCGAAAACTGGATCTGATAAACTAAATGGTGAGATTTCAACAAGAGTGCTTGGTACCACCAGATATCTTGCTCCAGA GTACGCCTCTACTGGAAAGCTTACTACAAAATCAGATGTTTATAGTTATGGTATTGTGTTACTAGAGCTCTTAACGGGTCGTACACCGATCGATTCAAAGCGTCCGCGAGGACAAGATGTCCTTGTCTCATGG GCTCTTCCAAGGCTAACCAATAGAGAGAAAATTAGTGAAATGGTGGATCCAACCATGAAAGGTCAATACTCACAAAAAGATCTTATTCAG gTAGCAGCCATAGCAGCAGTGTGTGTGCAACCAGAAGCAAGTTACAGACCGTTGATGACGGACGTTGTTCACTCGCTCATTCCCCTTGTTAAAGCTTTCAACAAAAGTTCTGATTCTTCTCGGTTTCCTAGCCGTCGAGAAAGCTTGTCATTTGATGATATTATGCCATGA
- the LOC104700999 gene encoding GDSL esterase/lipase At1g54790-like isoform X2, translating into MIWLFVFIPMAPIVNNLSIVLFIFISFLPSSLSTILKYPAIINLGDSNSDTGNLISAGIETVNPPYGQTYFNLPSGRYCDGRLIVDFLLDAMDMPFLNPYLDSLGLPNFKKGCNFAAAGSTILPANPTSVSPFSFDLQISQFIRFKTRSLELLSKTGRRYEKYLPPLDYYSKGLYMIDIGQNDIAGAFYSKSLDQVLASIPSILETFELGLKRLYEEGGRNFWIHNSGPLGCLAQNIAKFGTDPTKLDEFGCVSSHNQAAKLFNLQLHALSNKFQAQFPDSNVTYVDIFSIKSNLIANYSRFGFENPLMACCGVGGAPLNYDSRITCGQTKVIDGISVTAKACNDSSEYINWDGIHYTEAANHFVSSQILTGKYSDPPFPDQMPFFLSLKF; encoded by the exons ATGATATGGCTGTTTGTTTTCATCCCAATGGCTCCCATAGTAAACAATCTCTCCATTGtactcttcatcttcatttccTTCTTGCCCTCATCTCTCTCTACAATCCTAAAATATCCGGCAATCATCAACTTAGGGGACTCGAATTCCGACACGGGCAATCTCATATCCGCCGGGATTGAAACTGTTAACCCTCCCTATGGCCAAACTTACTTCAACCTTCCTTCGGGAAGATATTGTGATGGCCGTCTTATTGTCGATTTTCTAT TGGATGCAATGGACATGccatttctaaatccatatttGGATTCATTAGGTttaccaaatttcaaaaaaggGTGTAACTTTGCAGCAGCAGGATCCACCATTCTTCCCGCAAACCCGACATCGGTCTCTCCCTTCTCCTTTGATCTTCAAATCTCTCAGTTCATCCGGTTCAAAACTAGGTCACTTGAACTGCTTTCTAAAACAG GAAGGAGATATGAAAAGTACTTACCACCACTTGATTATTATTCAAAAGGACTATACATGATTGACATAGGCCAAAATGATATAGCTGGTGCCTTCTACTCCAAGTCTCTTGACCAAGTTCTTGCCTCTATTCCATCCATTCTTGAAACTTTTGAACTTGGACTCAAG AGGCTGTATGAGGAAGGTGGCAGAAACTTTTGGATACACAACTCAGGGCCTTTGGGATGTTTAGCTCAAAATATTGCCAAGTTTGGGACAGATCCAACAAAGCTTGATGAGTTTGGTTGTGTTAGTTCCCATAACCAAGCAGCCAAACTATTCAATCTTCAACTACATGCTCTGTCCAACAAATTTCAAGCCCAATTCCCTGATTCAAATGTTACCTACGTTGATATCTTCTCTATCAAATCTAACCTCATCGCTAATTATTCCCGATTTG gttttgaaaATCCGTTAATGGCGTGTTGTGGAGTCGGAGGGGCGCCCTTAAACTACGATAGCCGCATTACATGTGGCCAAACTAAAGTCATTGATGGGATATCAGTAACGGCCAAAGCTTGCAACGACAGTTCTGAGTACATTAACTGGGATGGAATTCACTATACCGAAGCCGCAAACCACTTCGTGTCATCTCAAATATTAACCGGGAAGTATTCCGATCCGCCGTTTCCAGACCAAATGCCATTTTTTCTAAgcttaaaattttag
- the LOC104700995 gene encoding rRNA-processing protein fcf2: protein MAETSKPLIGLKWEPKLPGLSLDLKTAGSTSSKRAESTSLWTSNSELVDGLCLPPTDPKKINKMIRKQLKDTTGSDWFDMPAPTMTPELKRDLQLLKLRTVMDPALHYKKAVTRSKIAEKYFQIGTVIEPCAEYHNRLTKKNRKATLADELLSDPKASQYRKRKVKEIEEKSRAVTNKKWKKKGNQSKNTKQRRN from the exons ATGGCAGAGACTAGTAAACCATTGATCGGTCTTAAATGGGAACCAAAGCTTCCAGGCTTATCCTTAGACTTGAAAACTGCTGGTTCCACTTCAAGCAAAAGAGCTGAAAGCACTTCTCTCTGGACGTCTAACTCAGAGCTTGTTGATGGTCTTTGTCTTCCACCTACTGATCCAAAGAAGATTAACAAGATGATTAGAAAGCAACTCAAAGACACTACTGGTTCAGACTG GTTTGATATGCCTGCTCCAACAATGACTCCTGAGTTGAAAAGAGATCTTCAGTTGCTTAAG TTGAGAACTGTGATGGATCCTGCTCTACACTACAAGAAGGCTGTTACGCGGTCTAAAATAGCTGAGAAATATTTCCAG attGGCACAGTAATTGAACCATGTGCAGAGTACCATAATAGATTGACAAAGAAGAATAGAAAAGCAACTCTTGCTGATGAGTTGCTGTCGGATCCCAAAGCTTCTCAGTACAG GAAGCGTAAAGTTAAGGAGATTGAGGAGAAGAGTAGAGCAGTTACGAAtaagaaatggaagaaaaaaggaaaccaaTCCAAGAACACAAAGCAAAGAAGGAACTGA
- the LOC104701004 gene encoding increased DNA methylation 2-like produces the protein MSDTMCELAAGKQEERVLISLDIEDDKLFLLHFIIGTYFGPDLRKRKHPKQQSAFQIQASKILVAADELSGSLMKRAEVERVYYHILRNVDQSLVIMPRKIRDYFNEKRNDSNGDYPLFVDLYPEELHPETRVRNRFKFIPSIAFINDPDTSCMREECVERFKRLTGLDSFALSITVDVTETNSVGEANEVEDKMDESLEPLKEVEHVLEVPTTCDGNDKAGTCTSGEESDVPAKPEAISEAQGGLMVGLMDIGECDDAYLFRVSLPGVKRDERDFSCAVEDNGKVLIRGVTTTGQKQVQRFSQVFEMQTQNLCLPGHFSVSFRLPGPVHPQEFSGNFGTDGILEGIVMKKLQKQTV, from the exons ATGAGTGATACAATGTGTGAGTTAGCAGCtggaaaacaagaagaaagagtgTTGATTTCACTTGACATTGAAGATGACAAGTTGTTTCTCTTACATTTCATCATCGGAACTTACTTCGGACCAGATTTAAGAAAACGTAAGCATCCAAAGCAGCAATCAGCTTTTCAGATTCAAGCGTCTAAGATTCTCGTAGCAGCAGATGAGTTGAGTGGCTCACTTATGAAGAGGGCTGAGGTAGAACGTGTGTATTATCACATTCTCAGAAATGTTGATCAGTCTCTAGTGATAATGCCGAGAAAGATACGTGATTATTTCAATGAAAAACGCAATGATTCCAACGGGGATTACCCTCTTTTCGTGGATCTCTATCCGGAAGAACTCCACCCTGAAACCCGTGTTCGGAATAGGTTTAAGTTTATCCCGAGCATTGCCTTCATCAATGATCCAGATACTTCTTGTATGAGAGAAGAGTGTGTTGAACGGTTTAAGCGGCTTACCGGATTGGACAGCTTTGCTTTGAGCATTACTGTTGATGTAACTGAAACTAACAGCGTTGGTGAAGCTAATGAGGTTGAGGATAAGATGGATGAGAGCTTGGAACCATTGAAAGAGGTTGAACATGTTCTGGAAGTGCCTACTACATGTGATGGCAATGATAAGGCGGGTACCTGCACCAGTGGTGAAGAAAGTGATGTTCCTGCGAAACCTGAGGCAATATCTGAAGCTCAGGGTGGACTAATGGTGGGACTGATGGATATTGGTGAATGCGATGACGCTTATCTCTTCCGTGTATCTCTTCCTGGTGTGAAAAGAGATGAAA GAGATTTTAGCTGTGCAGTAGAAGACAATGGCAAGGTACTAATCAGAGGAGTCACTACAACAGGGCAGAAGCAAGTTCAACGGTTTTCTCAGGTGTTTGAAATGCAAACACAGAATCTCTGCCTGCCCGGTCACTTTTCTGTCTCGTTCCGCCTCCCTGGTCCTGTCCATCCGCAGGAGTTCTCTGGCAACTTTGGAACAGATGGGATTCTTGAAGGAATTGTAATGAAAAAGTTGCAAAAGCAAACTGTGTAA
- the LOC104700997 gene encoding craniofacial development protein 1: MGSHEQSPEQSGSSSVVSKKVSEIWQRMNEGVPNKRFNIVASTALPATKPANNNWKSYLGVDGKKKDHCVSNVAKEDSVLNHTCSEEAKSIAAAALAAVRNATATAAAASSRGKIEITEVKDFAGQEIEVKRLVEADSKEALDRGNKGSSSSSAAPSAVDAVLEQIKKKQKLSVLDKTKKDWGEYKEENKGVEDELDKYKKSSDKYLDKVSFLERADYRQFEKERDARLALQSKRRHDDV, translated from the exons ATGGGGTCGCATGAGCAATCTCCTGAGCAAAGTGGTTCGAGCAGTGTTGTATCTAAGAAAGTTTCTGAGATTTGGCAGCGGATGAACGAAGGAGTTCCAAATAAGCGGTTCAATATTGTCGCCTCAACCGCTTTGCCCGCTACAAAACCAGCTAATAAC AATTGGAAAAGTTATCTTGGCGTGGatgggaagaagaaggatcATTGCGTTTCGAATGTAGCAAAGGAAGATAGTGTTTTGAATCATACTTGTAGTGAGGAGGCTAAGAGtattgctgctgctgctttgGCTGCTGTGAGAAACGCTACTGCAACCGCTGCAGCTGCTTCCAGCCGGGGAAAGATTGAG ATAACTGAGGTCAAAGACTTTGCGGGTCAAGAAATCGAAGTAAAGCGGTTAGTGGAAGCGGATTCAAAAGAAGCACTGGACCGAGGAAACAaaggctcctcctcctcctcggcaGCGCCTTCAGCGGTTGATGCGGTTCTTGAGCAgatcaagaagaaacaaaagctgaGTGTTTTGGACAAGACGAAGAAAGACTGGGGAGAGTATAAGGAGGAAAACAAAGGTGTTGAAGACGAACTAGATAAGTACAAGAAAAGCTCTGACAAGTATCTCGACAAAGTCAGTTTCTTGGAGAGAGCTGATTACAGAcagtttgagaaagagagagacgctCGTTTAGCTCTTCAGTCCAAGAGAAGACACGATGATGTCTGA
- the LOC104700998 gene encoding UPF0603 protein At1g54780, chloroplastic, producing METLLSPRALSPPLNSKPSSTLQTKPTSHSLSLSSKPTTFPGPKHLSFTRITKQESRNWLTDAKQGLAALALSLTLSFSPVGAALASEFNILNDGPPKDTYVVDDAGVLSRVTRSDLKKLLSDLEYRKKLRLNFITVRKLTSKADAFEYADQVLEKWYPSIEEGNNKGIVVLITSQKEGAITGGPAFIEAVGENILDATVSENLPVLATDEKYNEAVYSSAKRLVAAIDGLPDPGGPAVKDNKRESNFKTKEETEEKRGQFSLVVGGLLVIAFVVPMAQYFAYVSKK from the exons ATGGAGACCCTTCTCTCCCCTCGTGCACTTTCTCCTCCTCTCAACTCCAAACCCTCGTCCACTCTCCAGACAAAACCCACTTCACATTCCTTGTCTCTCTCATCAAAACCCACCACATTCCCCGGTCCTAAACACCTCTCCTTTACCCGGATCACTAAACAGGAATCGAGAAATTGGTTAACAGATGCAAAGCAAGGTCTAGCTGCTTTAGCTCTATCACTAACACTCAGTTTCTCACCTGTTGGCGCTGCTTTGGCCTCTGAGTTCAATATCCTCAACGACGGTCCTCCAAAAGACACTTACGTAGTGGACGACGCTGGTGTTCTAAGTCGAGTGACGAGGTCAGATCTTAAGAAGCTTTTGTCTGATCTTGAATACAGAAAGAAACTGAGACTCAATTTCATCACTGTCCGAAAGCTCACt AGTAAAGCAGATGCTTTTGAGTATGCAGACCAAGTTTTGGAGAAATGGTATCCTTCGATTGAAGAAGGTAACAACAAGGGTATTGTTGTTTTGATCACAAGTCAGAAGGAAGGAGCTATTACTGGTGGTCCTGCTTTCATTGAAGCTGTTGGTGAAAACATTCTTGATGCTACCGTCTCTGAAAATCTTCCCG TACTAGCAACGGACGAAAAATACAACGAGGCAGTATACAGCAGCGCAAAAAGGTTGGTTGCAGCAATAGACGGTCTCCCAGACCCTGGGGGTCCAGCAGTGAAGGATAACAAGAGAGAATCAAATTTCAAGACGAAAGAAGAAACcgaagagaagagaggacaGTTCAGTCTTGTCGTTGGAGGATTACTTGTAATTGCCTTTGTAGTTCCCATGGCACAGTACTTTGCTTATGTCTCCAAGAAGTAA
- the LOC104701002 gene encoding nuclear transcription factor Y subunit C-3, translating into MDQQGQSSAMNYGSNPYQTNPMTTAAPAGSDHPAYHQIHQQQQQQLTQQLQSFWETQFKEIEKTTDFKNHSLPLARIKKIMKADEDVRMISAEAPVVFARACEMFILELTLRSWNHTEENKRRTLQKNDIAAAVTRTDIFDFLVDIVPREDLRDEVLGGVGAEAATASGYPYGYLPPGTAPIGNPGMVMGNPGAYPPNAYMGQPMWQQQAPEQQDPDN; encoded by the coding sequence ATGGATCAACAAGGACAATCATCAGCTATGAACTACGGTTCTAACCCATACCAAACCAACCCCATGACCACCGCTGCACCAGCTGGTTCTGACCATCCTGCATACCACCAGATCCAccagcaacaacagcagcagctcACTCAACAGCTCCAGTCTTTCTGGGAGACTCAATtcaaagagattgagaagacCACTGATTTCAAGAACCATAGCCTTCCCCTGGCCAGGATCAAGAAGATCATGAAAGCTGATGAAGACGTGAGGATGATCTCTGCTGAGGCGCCTGTTGTGTTCGCCAGGGCCTGCGAGATGTTTATCTTGGAGCTTACCCTGAGGTCGTGGAACCACACTGAGGAGAACAAGAGGAGGACGCTGCAGAAGAATGATATCGCTGCTGCTGTGACTAGGACTGAtatctttgatttccttgtGGATATTGTTCCTAGGGAGGATCTTCGTGATGAAGTCTTGGGTGGTGTTGGTGCTGAAGCTGCCACTGCATCGGGTTACCCGTATGGATACTTGCCTCCTGGAACTGCTCCTATTGGGAACCCTGGAATGGTTATGGGTAACCCTGGTGCATATCCGCCTAACGCGTATATGGGTCAACCAATGTGGCAACAGCAAGCACCTGAGCAGCAGGATCCTGACAATTGA